CGCATCGCCTTCACCGTCTCCTCGCAAGTCATGCCGGTGGCGAGGCGCGCGGAGAAGCGCTTCAGTATATCGTCAACCGGGCCTTCCGCACTGAGAGTCGCCCTGAGATCCTCGAATATCCGCTGCTTGGCCTCGAGAATGATGGTCTGGAACAGTTCGCCCTTGTTTTCGAAATAGACGTAGATCGTCCCCTTGGAAACGCCCGCGGCGCGGGTGATGTCGTTCATGCTGGCGGCATCGAAGCCGACATTCATGAACACCTGCCGCGCGCCCTCCACGATCTGCCGGCGCTTGACCGGGTCTTCGCCTGCCGCATGCCGGCCCATTCGCCGCAGAGCGCAGCGCGCCGCCTCGTCCCGCCGACAGAACCTGTTTTTTGATTTCCCGAAACCCATTTCAACCCACTCGCCAGCGCAATACCAGACAACGGAAATGCGCCGTCAGCCTTTCGCGTTTTTCTAGGGATACGCTGAGGCCCGGCGCATTTCAATCATTTAGTGAACTGAGCGGTTCGATCAGGCTTCCCGGACTTCTTCCGGCGAGTAGACGTAGGGCGTCGAGCAGAACTCGCAGGTGACCGTGATCTTGCCGTCCTCAATGCTGTCGTCGATCTCCTCGGCCGTGAAGCCCTTGAGAACGCCGAGAATGCGCTCGCGCGAGCAGCTGCACCGATCGTAGACGCCCTGGGCCGGATAGACCGTCACGCCGCGCTCGTGGAACAGGCGATAAAGCAGGCGTTCGGCGCCGACTTCCGGATCGGTCATCTCGTCGAGATCGATCGTCTCGACCAGCGCCTGCGCTTCCGCCCATGCGTCATCGGGGGCATGAGACAGCGTGCCGTCATCCCCGTCGCCGCCGTGCAGATCGGGCTGGCGCATGCGCCCCGCCTCCTCGGGGAGGAACTGCGCCACCAGGCCGCCCGCGCGCCAGCGTTCGCGCGGCTGGCCTTCATCGTCGCGATCAAGCAGCTTGGCAACGCCGAGCCTGACTGCCGTCGGGATCTGCTCCGACTGGCGGAAATAGCCCATGGCGATCATTTCCAACGAACTGCCGTCAAGCTCGACAATGCCCTGATAGGGCTGCATGAAACTGCCCTGGTCGATGGTAAAGGCGAGCACGCCGCGACCGAGCAGGTCCTCCGGCGCCGCCTTGCCGGCCGCAACCGCCGCCTCCAGCGTCTCTTCGCTGAAGCGGGCGTAG
This window of the Martelella lutilitoris genome carries:
- a CDS encoding Hsp33 family molecular chaperone, whose amino-acid sequence is MQDLKQQLGELGFAGDDMVVPFQVDALDVRGRTVQLGPLLDAILSRHDYPEPVARLLAEVVVLTALIGTSLKFTGKFTVQTKSDGPVDLLVADFSTPDALRGYARFSEETLEAAVAAGKAAPEDLLGRGVLAFTIDQGSFMQPYQGIVELDGSSLEMIAMGYFRQSEQIPTAVRLGVAKLLDRDDEGQPRERWRAGGLVAQFLPEEAGRMRQPDLHGGDGDDGTLSHAPDDAWAEAQALVETIDLDEMTDPEVGAERLLYRLFHERGVTVYPAQGVYDRCSCSRERILGVLKGFTAEEIDDSIEDGKITVTCEFCSTPYVYSPEEVREA
- a CDS encoding TetR/AcrR family transcriptional regulator gives rise to the protein MGRHAAGEDPVKRRQIVEGARQVFMNVGFDAASMNDITRAAGVSKGTIYVYFENKGELFQTIILEAKQRIFEDLRATLSAEGPVDDILKRFSARLATGMTCEETVKAMRIAIGVAERFPELVRAFFGDHPDNLVDTLTAFVVERTRTGELRADDPRVAAVQLLELSTGHLWKRRLFGLMEAPPTEAEISEMAENAVTLFLSRYSAGI